TGCTTACTCTTTGTCAGTGTATACAGGGTTTGAATCCCTCAGAAAAATTCATCACCGATGGGCATGTCATCGAAGCCCCAAAGGTCCATGTTGACAATGGTATCCTAGGGCATGCCAAAATTCAGAAGGCTATCAATCAGCTTATCCACGCTGTCATCCAGAAGATATCTCATCCAAGGTCGAAAATTGACAGCATTATTCTCCATAACATGAGGAACCATAGAGTTGTAGGTATTGTTCTTGAGGGGCGCAGATTCTGCTCCTTCAGCAATGGTAGAAGTGGGAGCAATGGATGATATATCTGGAGTTTTGGCGTCATACTCCCAGCCCAAGTCAGAGGAGCCAAAAGAGTTGCTTCCCTGGTCACAGTACATATCCATAACAGGAGCTTCAACAGGGGCAACTGAGTTCATTGCGGGAACAAGTGGTTGGTTTGATGCGAAGTCAGCTGATCTTGTTGGTTTCTTTGTAAAGTTAACCTTGGCCTTCTTTCCATGTATCATCCGTGCTTCAACATAATAACCTCTTGCAGCTTCTTCAGCACTATTGAAAGTACCGAGCCAAGCATGTACATCCTCGGTAGGATGTGTGATTTCAGCAGCCCACTTACCGAAGGGGCATAGACGGATACCCTGGAATtggttttttctctttcttctttttggCATTTCTGAAGGACCATCAAAATCAGCAGTATGCATGGTGCTTAAGTCATCTGCAATGGAAGATGAATGGCAATGCTAAGAGGGACCAACACAGATAAATTTCTCTCACATATAGTAAATATTTTGTCATAAATTTCTATGTAAAATATAATGATTGTAATGAACACTAAACCATGATGTGTCAAGTTCGAGCGAATGCATAAGtcaccagaaaaaaaatcaaataaaataaaGATCACAAGTTAATAAAAACAAATCCAAGGTTCTGATaaacatatatcatgttataGAACCTTGACATTATTCTGCAATTATTAATCTACAAATTGCATTATAGATGATGCATAATCAAGGATATGTTTTTAAGTCGGATTCAATGTTTAGCAGAATAACCATTTAGACTGATAAATTAACCAACCTAGAACAATCCTCACGCACACTTATAACCAGGTGAGGAAACAATTCAAGAGAGGCCCAGACCTTTGCGGAAATAGCCAACCAACCAAACACAACGGAAAAATGGAAAAATCCGAACCTTTCACACAGATCACTCCATGAAAGCACATACAATCCAAAATCTCTAAGCAAACAGGAGTAACACGGCCCAAACATAGCCTTCCAAACAACAACCCCTGCACAATTTCTCATCCTGCCCAATCGAGCGACCAAACCATTTTCGACCACTGACACAATCTCCTATCTTCTACTACCTCCATCATGGTTGACTAGACCTTCTTGTAACTTTGGGTCGTATATTTTACCATGACTAAATAATAAAATATAAGTTAAACATAGCGAAAATTACATTAAAATTACATTAAAAAATAATCCAACAATATAACTTTTCATGACATGCATTAACAATTTACTAGTTAATTATGTGGTCATACTTTGAACTAAAATACGATGGAGACTACTAAACCAAGACGGGGTTAATACAACAGTTAACCGCTAAAGGTAATGATACCCAGATCAAAAACTAGTCCAAACTACCCGGGGCCGATACCTTGAGAGAGGGATCTATCAAAAACTAGTGCAAGCTACCCACGACCAATACCTTGGGAGAGGGATTCGTCGCCATCATCCTTCTGAGCTACCCCACCGCGCACCACCTTCATGTTAGAGTCCCCGAAGTCAGCCTCGAAGTCCTCCTCGTCATTGTCCATCCCGAGTCCCTTGCGCCGTCCACGCATTGTGAAGCATCGGTCCCCGCGGCTGCCCCGCACGGGCTTCTTCTTCTCGGGCAACACCGTCACCTCCATCACGTTCCGCGTTACCTCAGAAATCTTGCGGTTCGCAAGGGGCACTCTACCACACATGATGGCCGCCGGTACGTACCTCGTCGAAGTCGTCGTCGGGGGGAGAGGCCTCACTGGGACTGGTAAATGGGCGAAGGTTTTAATTAAGTAGGATAGAAGGTGTGGGTCAGCAAATGGGTGTGAGGCCACTCCTTATATACACGGTGGCCGTGTGACGATGTGAGAGGGCATGTGATGGGGCCCACGCACCAGCGAAGGGCCCCACTGTTGGAGGAAGGCACGAGGCAGGTTCCGAAAGCAAGCATTTCTACTCAGGGAAATCTTACGCTCTTGTCCCTCGTGGGAAGTGTTATTTCTTGTATTTCCCCTTGAGAATTAATGGATGGATGTATGTTTGACTTTCTTTCTTTGAAGGCAAGCCAACATATATTGCTCAAGATTGTTGTACTACACACATGTAGTACGAGTCTACTACTACTGTCATACACTCTTTGATCAGGTTTATTGGATAGGTTCATCCAACTGAACGTTTAAGAAAAAAATCTTCTCATAAATTATTGTGTGAAATCCTAAGATCTTTGGAAATCACTCACACCTAGTTAGGACAATTATTAGCTCAAGACTATACTACACAACTTTAGTATGACTATACTACTACGGTTGTACTTCCCAGTTCAACTGTATTGGACGGGTTCATCCAACCAAACGTTTAACCAATATCTTCTCATAAATTATTGTATGTGGTTTTAAGATCTTTGCAAATAACTCATAGCTAGTTACTTCATTTATTAGTTAAAGACTGTACTATGCAATGTAGTATAATTTTACTACTACCGTTGTACACTCTGAGTTCGAGTTTATTGGACGGTTTCATCCTACCAAAATTTTAACCAAAAATCTTTTCATAAATGATTGTATATAATGTTAGGATCTTTTCAAATCACTCATAGCTAGTTATATCATTAATTATTTCAAGATTATACTGCATGCATGTAGTATGACTACTCTTGGTGTAGTCTCTTCGTCGGGTTTATTGGACGGGCTCATCCAACCGATCATTTATGAAAATTTCTCTCATAAATGATTATGTGTAATGCTAAGATCTTTGCAAATCACTCATAGCTAATTATAACATTTATTATCTCAAGATTGTATAACACACCTATAGTCTAACTCTACTACTACTCTCGTATACTCTATCTGTACGGGTTTATTGAACGGATTCATCCAACCAAATATTTAACCAAAAATCTCCCCATAAATGATTGTGGGTAATGTTAAAATCTTTGCAAATCACTCATAGCTAGTTTATGCCATTTATTAGATCAAGATTGTACTACACACCTGTAAGTATGACTCTATTGTTGTCGTAAGGCGGGTTAATCCAACCGAAAGTTTGATAAAAAAATCTTCTCACAAATGATTGTATGTAACTCTAGGATTTTTGTAAAGTCACTAATAGATATTTACTCCGTTGTTCCCAAATAAAAAATACCACTACTCCATTGAGTTCCTAGCATGTACTTTATATGCAATTTTAACATTATTATACAATAATTATATGAATTATAAGTTAGCATTCTAACTTTCTCATCACACTCTTGATCTAACCATGTATATGGAGATCTAACATCTATTTAAAAAAGAAACATGACATGGACCTTGTATCTTACTTAATATTCAGTCAATATCCCCTTATAAATGACTATGCAACTCTTATGATCTTTGTAAATCATACATATCTACTTTCCCCAATTGACATACTATCAAGTATATGCAATCATTAGCATTATAATACGGTTAGTTTATGAATTCAGATGAACATTAAAAAAATTATAATGTTTTCATGATCTAACCATGTATATAGAGAAAATGTAAACTAAGATGGCAATGTTATTCGTGACTTTGTGTCTCTTACTTACACCGAGAAGAAGTAACATGGCAATGTACGATCGTAAACTGCATGAAACAAGGCAAATAAGAGCGTAAACCCCGTGAAAATAGAAAACGTCTCTTGCGGGGAAGCTTATATGGTATGGTGCTTCCTATAGCGCCAAGGGAGGAGCTATGTTCACACTAGGCGATGGGCCTATTGTGGTTCACTACAATATGCTATGTATTGTGCATGGACGCCACGCCCAAACGTGGCCAGGAGGTTGGGTCCCAGCTCCGCCTCGGGCTATGATCTAAGAATATATTGAAAGCTTTAACAACATAAGAAAATATTTTACCTCGTCAAAAAATTAACCATAGGTAGTTTCAAACTTTTGTGTCCTACCTAAAAATGAGAAAATGTGATTCTACACTATCTTCTACAAGACAAGGAATAAAGGTAATTCTGATACATGGATTAAAACAAGTTTTAGTGATTTGGGACAATACCTTTAGAGAGGGACATCTTGACGGTGGTGAATGGATTGATCTCGACGACCGCGTGTCATCATCATCCTCAGCCATCCTGCCACGGTTGAGATCCAAGTCGGAGTCCCTGATGTCGACCTCGAACTCCTCAACGTCCATGTCATCGTCCTCCAATACGAGCCCAAACCCAAATACGCCGAGCCCCGTGAAGCGTTGGTTGCCGTCGTCGCCGCATCATggagcttcctcttcttgggacaCATCATTGTGTGGATTACCCTTCCTGTCACCATGGGCCTCTTGAGGTTCCCCAGGATCGTTTCACCGCACATGGTCAGTAGTGCCTCGTCGTACTCTTTGGGGGTTGTAGCATCGCCTGAGTTCGTAAATGGGCGGAGTTTTAAATGAAGCAGTGGAGCGGGTTTGTAGGTTGGTAGGTTGGAGACGAAGATAATCCCTTATATATACGATGGTCTCGTGATGGCAGCCCCCTAGGCAAGGGGGCACGTGGTAGGGCACATGCATGAGTGAGGGGTCACGCGGCATGCGAAAGGCAAGCGGTAGGTTCCTGAAGCGAGTGTTTCCATTTAAAGGTAATCTTGCGCGTTCACCCCTTAAAAGGTGTGGTATTTCTAGTATTGCCCCTCGGAAATGAATGGACGGACTACTGAATTTGTATATTTGGTACCAAGCCAATTTTTCTCAAGATTGTACAACACCTCTCATCTGAGAAATAGTTTGTATGCCACTCTTGTACTACAATACTATACTCATTACTCACTAGCACCATCCAACCAAGACACTCAACAAAGATCTCTAACTCATCATTGCAAATCACTCATGGCCACTACTCTATTGAGTTTTTTGGGAAACACTACTCCATTGAGTTAGTAGCGTGGATGCACAATCATTAGCATTCACATTATACACAATAGTTATATGAATAAGTTTCCTAGGGCTCATCTAGATGTGAAATAATTATGTTACATCAAAAGTGACATCATTTGTTTGTTCGGTTGAGCCTTTAGTGGGTTCAATTTTTTTAGTGGGTTACTGCTTCATTAGGAACTTtgaagttttccttttctttatttTACTTGTTGGATTATGTTGTATAtgtaagtgaagaaaataaaaccatAAAAAACTTGGTTGGCAACACAAAAACTGAAAATGAAAAAATGCACACAAAGGTATCGATTTTGTGGATATGCAACTCGCAGACAACCCCCTAGTTGTAGTCACGAGGTGGgcaagttgttgttgttttgcaaTGCTTGTAGTTGAATGTTTAGTGGTGGACATGCAACTAGCTAACAACATCCTCCTTGCCAAGTTGCAAACGCATCATGGGTCATGTAGTTTGCAATCGGGTTGCAACACTTGCACTTACATATCTAGTGGTGGACATGCAACCGGGTGAAAACCTCAGCTCCCTCCCCCATTTGTAGTTATAGTCGGGTACAACGTTTGAAGTTGCAAGTCTAGTGGTAGACATTCAACTAGCTGGCAACCCCTCAACCAACCCAATTGCAGTTGCAAATGGGTCATGCAGTTGTACCTAGGTAGCAACCTTTGCATTTGTATGTCTAGTGGTGGAAATGCAACATGGGCAACAGCACCCCTACGACCCAGTTGTAATCAGCTTGCAACACTTGCGGATGCAAGTCTAGTCATGAACATGCAACTAACCAAGTACCCACCTCCTACCTAGTTGCAGTCACAATGAACGGCATGTCGTTGTTGTAGGATTGCATCACCTATAGTTTACATAATTCAAATGTATTTGCTTCTGTTTTTATGTGGTGTgagaaaaaataatgaaagtaaaaGAAAAGAGATGACCGAAGTGGAAAGAAGAATGTTCGAATACATGATGCGTCTTTCTCCCTTTCATCTATGTCAAACACGCTCACCCCCACCAGCTTAAAAAGGAAAAGGGAAATTATAACCCACATATCATCACAACCTACTAGAGGTAATGCAAGCCCGGCCCACACAAGTGTGCACATTCTAAAAAATAGATAATGTCCTAAAAGGCACGTGAAAACAGAAGTAACAGAAAAATGGACCTAAAAGGCAAAAATGTTAGCACTCAAATCATATCATGAAGAGGTTAGATGTGCAATAACTAAATCTAAACTCGATGTGCTTGAGAAAAACCGTATATGAATTCTAAGTGAGAATTACAACGATCTTTTAATGTATTCGTGATATAACCCAGTACTAAAAACTAAGGGCATCTTTAGTAGATCCCATTTCATAACATTTGAAAGCATCTTCCTTATCTCGTTTCCTTGTACTTTTTAAGGAATTAAATGTTTCTTCAGCTCGCGGATCCCCTAAAGCTTAATTCTTAAAAAACAAATTGCATGTTCTTCCAAACATTTTCAAACTTATCACaacatacactagtagaaaatgggtcttTCTGCCGAAGCACAAAAGGCCATTAGCCTCGGTTCAAATTAAAACCGtgaccaatgccaggcattggttCCTTTTCAGTTTGTCAGGGCATTGGTCCCCATTCTGTTCATCTCATTAGTCCAGGTTCGGGGCAAAAACCGGGCACTAAAGATCCAGTGATTTCCACGTGGCATGCcgtggagcattagtcccggtttgtggccagaaccgggactaaatggtaggCTATTAGTCTTGGTTTTAGACAAAAACCATGACTAAAGTGCTGCCTATAAATACCCTCGCccctgctgccctctcctctttgTTTTGGCTGTTGAGGTGTGCATTCCATGTTCTTCCCACCCTTCTACTTCATGCACATGAGTTGTTCAATGAAATGCctgagccacactacttaagctttctcctctccaagctcgacctccaaactccattttcctcaatatttgtctaggtttggccgtgcaccaactacacaagtgttgtaaaaagttagctacttcatcctttcatctctcactgctagtttagctcatttcaaatgctctagaagtagagtggtttgtgggttttagtgtaggagtgtatgtgggagttattttgttttagatgcaaaatttgagctcaaattaacttcttagagttcgcacatgtgtagggtgtcgtcccgtgcccgtcctcaccgttgtccgatctcgtcgcgagcaccaccgtggtgagcctcttgttcttgtcttctttttaaaagagaaaaattTCTTACTTGTACGATTTAGATAGattcttgtataaattacttactttcattattttttgttattatatagtgcgatggttttggtatccgcctccatcggccctcgtcctgtctatgatttggatgtggtatatattatcttttataactatttgttttattttgtgtttatgacaattatgacgaccaacctgacatatatttttaatctaggaggtatgtgaaccggaaattctaacccacatagaaattctagTCGAGAAgagaaatttggttgaaaaataaaacaattacttgaagaaaaaattgaaaataattgacgaGAAGAatgtggaactggagttgcatgttgccgatgtcgtcgatgatcgcaagatgaagatggatgcgaCGCGGTTGAAGATGAATGCAATGtagttgaagatggatgaaatgcgcttgaagattaggaatattagaaaatatgccattgataaagaggcttggtaacattatgatgttgggtcaattgttaccttagttgcgattttgatcgtatTTGTTgtggcatttaaatgttttacatagttgtatgttgttttatgacagAACTGTATGTATTtagttttgcaataataacattgatcactactgtgctttggttttaatgtgatgatgaacttgttttaatttggtcatttctctattcatgatgttccgcaatgattttttgatatacttaatttcataataaagataaaccgccaatggatgtacggtgactaatgcccgagtcacacttaagcTCACaaaaaatggtatcctcgaccgaggttagcaatAGTATCCTTTTCAtatgtaattgatacaaaaatattgcatgtgttaaTGTACGGTGGTCagttcactattcatgtatgatgccagatcgatgcacgAAAGCGATGGATGTACGTCGAACGATGCGGTTccggatttattgcaggcctgcataaatttatcgatgtagctgaggcaaacaaagtggataattttatgccttgtccatgtgttggctgtcgaaacgtgaaggagtactctagctcgaaaaccattcatctccacttccttcagagaggtttcatgcccacatattattgttggaccatgcacggagaaagaggggttaggatggaagacaatgaagaagaatatgatgatgacaactatcctatgttcactaaAGAATACagtgatactacaatggaagacaatgtagaagaaggaggtgaagaacaaccgacatcagatgagcccgttgatggtcttggtcgggtcatttctgatgcaaagagagaatgcgatacagaaaaggagaagctgaaattggaggccatgctaaaggatcataaaaagttgttgtacccaaattgcaaagatggcagcacaaagctcggtaccacactggaactgttggaatggaaggcagaaactggtttgtctgacaagggatttcagaagttactgaaaatattgaagctgaagcttccaaaggataacgaattgcctgaGACTATGTACGAAGGAAAGAAGGCTATCTACCCTATTGGATTGGATGTgcaaaagatacatgcatgcattaatgaatgcatcctgtaccgcggtgagaagtacgagaatatggataaatgcccggtatacaCTGCAAGTCGGTACAAGATCAGGCAGGATGAACCTGGTGatgttggtctaagtacagatgacaTGAATCCTTTTAGGTAGCAGAGCCGGAGTCACAGACCTAGCCCATGACTCCATGTATCTACAACctctgttcagaaacaatgagcatgccaagttgatgcgatggcacaaagacgagcgtaagaaagacgggaaaaagTTCAGACACCTTGCAGATGGGTCgaagtggaggaaaatcgagagggagtggtcggactttgcagatgacccaaggaaattatggcttggtctaagtacatacggcatgaatccttttcgtgagcagagctgcagtcacagCAGCTGGCCCGTgaatctatgtatctacaaccttcctccttggttgtgcattaagcggaagttcattatgatgtcagtgctcatccaaggaccgaagcaacccggcaacgacattgatgtgtacctaaggccattagttgatgaacttttgcagttgtgggccaaaccaggtgtacgtgtgtgggatgagcacaaacagcaggaatttgacctacgagcattgttgttcataaccatcaatgattcacctgctcttagtaacatttcagcatagtcaaacaagggatacaatgcatgcacacactgtttagataagactaaaggtacatatttgaaAAAATGTAAAAAGGTTGTCTACCtagggtgtcgtcaatttcttccgaccaatcatctCTGTAAGTGAATCTAGTGCCCctgagtgattttggtggtttgaagacttataggttaagtatttaatgtgttcttgagtgtacacaggatctataagtcgctgaggagtttgaaatagtcgatgaatatcgacccctaaaaatgtatatattcggttgaagaaattggtctgaagctgaagaactgaatcgcgaagaatttgcgatgaaattgatattactcatgaagatattgaaattatggaattcggtgtgtcctgaagaaaatcaatctgaagactttgaagcatgaagatttatcctttttgttttattttcttcacacttgagtgatAGGAACacagtactgttaaagggggtcgatgtaacacattggaatgaatttcctcatgatgctcaacccaagcctaatcctaccaaaagcctcaagtgaggaatatgagagacatgaggactctcactgttgagggtcccgaccgttatcgatagccacgccacatcattggtcttatccacaccaacaatcatattatttaagggcattaatgtcaaatcatgtcgggatgctcccaggctttaaatagccgcccccacaaccattagctggttggctgctccgttagaaactgacacttgtcataagagcaacccaaatttctcagagtcttcgagagtaattcatcagcgaggaaataccccaaacaccaaaccacaaaccgaaaaccaagtgattgagcatcactgaagaagttgttcctgtgtgggactaaagccttttacctttgaggactgtgcatcctccagacggttaggcgtcatggtctagagcaatctagtagtcaattgtggatcgccaggtgaccaagtttgtgagggtttggaagtctgccgtgaagacttaccacgagtgttgggcgaggactgtgtgttcttagcccaaggagaatacggtagggactgtgtgtcctttggtttcaataccaagccactccaaaccagatgtacaattgtcacaacagttggaactaggtcatcaatcattgtcttcactgtgaaatggttctatttcctcaactgttTATATTCCTCAGAATTTGTGTGCtgttgattttcactgtcactgtttgaagaatttgctgaagactttctctgaaattcctcaaccccaaattattcactcaagttaatcctcatatgttttctgcgtgcctgcatactgtgcaaactgttttcatattcttcatcctgaaaaactgttgtagtgaaactttgcactgctgatcctttactgtttccgctgtaagttagtcatcagtgaggaatttcctcaaaaggaatttcctcagtgatgaaattctaaaaatctcctattcaccccctctagacgatataacgcactttcaattggtatcagagcaaggtactcccttgttctatgtgattttggtttaaccacctggagttttagttatgtcgactgcacgcatgattaaggttactgcaacatgtcctactttcgaaggaaaggactttcccttctggaagaccaagatgcagatgcatctacaagctattgacaatgatctctggtatattgtggaatatgacgttcctatcatctttgctactatctcctgctgctgatgtgaagaaattcaagcaacttgattctcaagcgaagaatatcatctgtggccatctgagcaagggccagtatggcagagtgaggctttgggctcagcgaaacttatctgggaaagtctgtccaaagttaatgaaggagtttcaacccagcgtgattctcgtgttgatgttcttcgtaatattttcaatcgcttcaagagttttgacaatgaaagctgccaagatacctttgatcgcctcactgacatatcaaatgaactgcaagcactaggagctcgagacattactgatcatgaagttgtgaagaaactgctaagatctttggattcttcatttggtactttagttctgatgattcaagaaaggccagactacaagatgcttgatccagctgatatactcgaaagactcaacactcatgaattccaacgagaagaaaagagagatctatatggaccaagctattttagaccacgtgcactgaaggccaaagcaatttcgtcgtctgaagaagaagacttggatgGTAGCataggtgatcctgaagaatttggacaggagcttgcaatgcttgtgaggaaattccacaggtttacacgatgtggccagttcggtaaatcttcaagaagagatatgagcaaatcagaatcttcacctgaggactacaagaaaagaacctgccacaaatgcaagaaatcaggtcactacattgttgattgtcctagtTGGGGaaggaatcgaagaagaagaaatacaaggatgaaagttctgatgactcgaagaaaaataagaaaccttcgaaatcctcatcctcaaagtcctcatcgcacaagaagactagtttcagaaaggcccgTGCACTTATTggaaaggaaatggattccgaggcagaatccgaggaatgtgatgaagaggagggttctgatgaagactcaaaaTCCGGATAGGCTAGtcatgcacttgcaaccacattcgtcagcaagtcaatgttcaaccttgaagaaaatgatacaccatccacactgatgactatgctgatgacttcgctccaacctattgcttcatggcaaaaggttcaatggtaccgaatgatgcttcctcctctgattcaagtgactgtgaacctgatgattataaaaaacccagttacagtaaacttgctaccattgccactaaacaacaaactgccctggaaaagcttcagaaattgctagatagaagcgatgatctgttgaatgatgaaatgaatcttacccaaatcctcactgaagatatgaaaagacttcagtctagatttgataatcttcaaaatCGTCATGTTactctcctcgctgatcatgagaaactttcctatgaattccttgaaaggaagcttgatctagagaagttgaggatttctcatgttgatcttcgtatggaaaatgattcattactagctcaacagatcagtgctgctcaagctgaattcattcctccatgccttaaatgcatcgaacgtgaaactgctaattcttcaccagaatcatcaaatgcttcaattactacaaattcttcaactgctccta
This genomic stretch from Hordeum vulgare subsp. vulgare chromosome 6H, MorexV3_pseudomolecules_assembly, whole genome shotgun sequence harbors:
- the LOC123403703 gene encoding ethylene-responsive transcription factor 1-like, which codes for MCGRVPLANRKISEVTRNVMEVTVLPEKKKPVRGSRGDRCFTMRGRRKGLGMDNDEEDFEADFGDSNMKVVRGGVAQKDDGDESLSQDDLSTMHTADFDGPSEMPKRRKRKNQFQGIRLCPFGKWAAEITHPTEDVHAWLGTFNSAEEAARGYYVEARMIHGKKAKVNFTKKPTRSADFASNQPLVPAMNSVAPVEAPVMDMYCDQGSNSFGSSDLGWEYDAKTPDISSIAPTSTIAEGAESAPLKNNTYNSMVPHVMENNAVNFRPWMRYLLDDSVDKLIDSLLNFGMP